The following are from one region of the Halomonas qaidamensis genome:
- a CDS encoding ATP-binding protein encodes MQAADFPENEHQRLAALHALQVLDTPADEAFDRITQFVCDLFDVPIALISLVDTKRLWFKSQQGLSASEMCRDISLCAHAIALNDMLVVENTLDDPRFADNLLVTGTPHVRFYAGQPLQLADGLSVGTLCLIDRQPRSFSQHDRGILKSIAGQVEELLRQHQIRRALAQTTRRYEALFNESATGIVRIDRSGHVLSINPFALTMLGYQQHEVVGNNVAMFTPETISAHHDSFLANFLAGSEPKVIGRGREVEALHKDGHLIPVHLAVNAIHNEQGNVAEFLGILTNLTEVYNATQQINKEQSLLKVLHQGITDYQALMSVEQLWTFLMEALRDLTDSDYALIGEVLPTDTTNALKIHAITDLSWSDDSRHLMERLRSGDMTLTNPNSLLGRVFAHGDVIMTDDVYRHTKRGGFPPGHPRLGNYLGVPIFSGDNLIGMFAIANSKQPLNQALLDWLQPFTDTCALLINLYRQMAEREQVTCDLATARDQAEQANKAKSEFLSSMSHELRTPLNAIIGFAQLLAKGRRDPLSEKQQRQVGQIEKSGQHLLSLINEVLDLAKIEAGYITLSLEPMLIENVLDDACTTLEANIDAANITLTRHSVSPACMVLADYTRVKQVLLNLLSNAIKYNRANGTIHVNIEPVGSELKVSVIDSGHGIAPERQHELFEPFNRLDAEYGGIEGTGIGLAITRELVERMKGSLGVDSQPDKGSTFWFTLPIAEEQPSEHEQTSLSSAMDTASNAQPFFTLLYIEDNPANQRLMEDIIDDFHSIKLQVVASAELGLDIMRHSPPNLVLMDIHLPGMNGFQALDIIQNDSALKHINVIALSANAMERDLQHGLAAGFADYLTKPIDIDKLTASLNRFITTAPPRAQP; translated from the coding sequence TATTACCCAGTTTGTCTGTGACTTATTTGATGTACCTATTGCACTAATATCACTCGTTGATACAAAACGCCTATGGTTTAAGTCCCAGCAAGGACTGTCTGCCAGTGAAATGTGCCGAGATATTTCGCTGTGTGCACATGCTATTGCACTTAACGACATGCTCGTTGTTGAAAATACGCTTGATGATCCACGCTTTGCTGACAATCTGCTCGTCACTGGGACGCCACACGTTCGTTTTTATGCTGGCCAGCCGCTGCAACTGGCGGATGGCCTATCAGTAGGCACACTCTGTTTAATCGATCGTCAGCCGCGTTCGTTTAGTCAACACGACCGAGGCATTTTAAAAAGCATCGCGGGACAAGTGGAAGAGCTGCTGCGTCAGCATCAAATACGCAGAGCCTTGGCTCAAACCACGCGCCGTTATGAAGCGCTATTTAACGAAAGTGCCACGGGTATCGTGCGTATCGACCGTTCTGGCCATGTGTTAAGCATTAATCCTTTCGCACTTACGATGCTGGGTTATCAGCAGCACGAAGTGGTTGGTAACAATGTCGCGATGTTTACGCCTGAAACAATCAGCGCACATCACGACAGTTTTCTTGCCAATTTTTTAGCAGGCAGCGAGCCAAAGGTGATTGGTCGAGGCAGAGAAGTGGAAGCACTTCATAAAGACGGCCATTTAATTCCCGTTCATCTTGCTGTCAACGCCATCCATAATGAGCAAGGAAATGTTGCTGAATTCCTGGGCATTTTAACTAATCTAACCGAGGTTTATAATGCCACCCAACAAATCAATAAAGAACAAAGCCTGCTAAAAGTACTTCATCAAGGTATTACAGATTACCAAGCACTCATGTCGGTTGAGCAGCTATGGACATTCTTAATGGAAGCGCTGCGCGACCTTACCGATAGCGATTATGCGCTCATTGGAGAAGTGTTACCTACTGATACGACTAACGCACTTAAGATACACGCCATCACAGATCTTTCATGGAGCGATGATTCCAGGCACCTAATGGAGCGCCTACGTAGCGGTGATATGACGCTCACCAACCCTAACTCACTGTTAGGAAGGGTATTCGCCCACGGCGATGTCATTATGACTGACGACGTTTATCGCCATACGAAGCGCGGTGGTTTCCCACCAGGACACCCACGTTTAGGCAATTATTTGGGCGTACCTATTTTCAGTGGTGATAACCTCATTGGCATGTTTGCCATTGCAAACAGTAAACAGCCCTTAAACCAAGCGCTTTTAGACTGGCTTCAACCGTTTACCGATACATGTGCACTGCTCATTAACCTTTATCGCCAAATGGCCGAGCGCGAACAAGTTACCTGTGATTTGGCAACCGCTAGAGATCAGGCAGAGCAAGCCAATAAGGCAAAAAGTGAATTTCTGTCTTCAATGAGTCACGAATTGCGTACACCGCTTAACGCCATTATCGGCTTTGCTCAGCTGCTCGCAAAAGGTCGCCGTGATCCACTGAGTGAAAAGCAGCAGCGCCAAGTAGGGCAAATCGAGAAGAGTGGACAGCACCTGTTAAGCCTAATTAATGAAGTGCTGGATTTAGCAAAGATCGAAGCGGGTTACATAACTCTTTCGCTAGAACCCATGTTAATTGAAAACGTATTAGACGATGCCTGTACCACGCTAGAGGCGAACATCGATGCAGCAAATATTACGCTAACGCGTCATTCAGTGTCGCCAGCCTGCATGGTGTTAGCAGATTACACACGGGTAAAACAAGTACTGCTCAACCTGCTTTCCAACGCAATTAAATACAACCGAGCAAACGGCACTATTCACGTTAATATCGAGCCGGTTGGGTCCGAACTAAAGGTTAGCGTTATCGACTCAGGGCATGGCATTGCGCCAGAGCGTCAGCATGAGCTTTTTGAACCCTTTAACCGGTTAGATGCCGAGTATGGAGGCATTGAAGGCACTGGCATTGGCTTGGCCATTACGCGCGAACTGGTAGAGCGGATGAAGGGAAGCCTTGGTGTTGATAGCCAGCCGGATAAGGGCTCTACTTTTTGGTTTACGCTGCCCATTGCCGAAGAACAACCTAGCGAACACGAACAGACCTCTCTTTCTAGCGCCATGGACACTGCCAGTAACGCCCAACCTTTCTTCACTCTGCTATATATCGAAGATAATCCCGCCAACCAGCGGCTTATGGAAGATATCATAGACGACTTTCACTCGATAAAACTGCAGGTTGTCGCAAGCGCCGAACTTGGTTTAGATATCATGCGCCACTCACCCCCTAATCTTGTTCTAATGGATATCCACCTACCGGGCATGAATGGGTTTCAAGCATTAGATATTATTCAAAACGATTCGGCGCTAAAACATATAAATGTAATTGCGTTATCTGCCAACGCGATGGAACGTGACTTACAACATGGACTAGCAGCAGGGTTTGCTGACTATCTGACGAAACCTATCGATATTGATAAACTAACGGCCTCACTTAATCGATTCATCACTACTGCACCCCCAAGAGCGCAGCCATGA